The proteins below are encoded in one region of Ricinus communis isolate WT05 ecotype wild-type chromosome 6, ASM1957865v1, whole genome shotgun sequence:
- the LOC8287144 gene encoding F-box protein At5g07610 translates to MKRRSTRTSKLAASTVAGIEDLLIEILLRLPVKTLLKFKCVSKQWNSLISSSYFSISHTRLRCTYSTPAALLLNKGSTRFYVIYLNSFTRGNFAHFFEFFKGSQLQILQSCNGLLLCRSSMLKDHNLIGGFVYFVCNPTTKQSKRICYPVSLEQKFKTRYLMSVSLAFDPKMSPHYKIVFIFELRKNKETHVVETYVYSSKNDSWVSRREDVTELCMNLVPPPTLGIGFRDGVYANAAIHWSRYNGRSSSLLCFNVDTFTFKKICFPAELKVRYFGESRGHLYVLAYNDMYHGLDYDVLEIAADYSGWFVMYHVNLLSLRRTFPELGLQFSILSIAPTNNEDLVIVISMLGRVLTYNLSNGKFKSIFNLGHWLPGQSSHTLDYEGYSYQYFECLLCV, encoded by the coding sequence ATGAAACGGAGGAGTACAAGAACATCAAAGCTGGCGGCATCAACGGTTGCCGGAATCGAAGACCTTCTCATAGAAATTCTGCTCCGATTACCAGTAAAAACTCTGCTAAAGTTCAAGTGTGTATCGAAACAATGGAACTCTTTAATTTCTAGTTCTTATTTTTCAATCTCCCACACTCGTCTCCGCTGTACTTACTCTACACCCGCCGCTCTTTTACTCAACAAGGGCTCTACTCGATTCTATGTCATCTACCTAAATTCTTTCACAAGGGGAAACTTTGCACATTTCTTTGAGTTCTTTAAGGGTTCTCAGCTTCAAATACTACAATCTTGTAATGGGTTGCTTTTATGCCGGTCTAGCATGTTAAAAGATCACAATTTGATTGGTGGGTTTGTGTATTTTGTGTGTAATCCCACTACTAAGCAATCGAAGAGAATCTGTTACCCTGTTTCACTTGAACAAAAATTTAAGACTCGCTATTTGATGTCTGTTTCTTTGGCATTTGATCCTAAAATGTCTCCCCATTACAAGattgttttcatttttgaGTTAAGGAAAAATAAGGAAACTCATGTTGTTGAGACTTATGTGTACTCGTCTAAGAATGATTCGTGGGTTTCTCGTAGGGAAGATGTGACTGAGTTGTGTATGAATCTTGTACCTCCGCCCACTTTAGGAATTGGGTTTCGCGATGGGGTTTATGCGAATGCTGCCATTCATTGGTCAAGATATAACGGACGCTCATCGTCGTTGCTTTGTTTTAATGTCGATACTTTCACcttcaagaaaatatgttTTCCTGCTGAGTTAAAAGTCCGGTACTTTGGGGAGTCCCGTGGTCATTTATATGTTCTGGCTTATAATGATATGTACCATGGTTTGGATTATGATGTTCTTGAGATAGCAGCCGATTATTCTGGGTGGTTTGTGATGTATCATGTgaatcttctttctttaagaAGGACATTTCCTGAACTTGGCTTGCAATTTTCAATATTGAGCATCGCCCCTACGAACAATGAAGATTTGGTGATTGTGATATCTATGCTTGGCAGAGTCTTGACTTACAATCTTTCTAATGGGAAGttcaaaagtatttttaatttagggCACTGGTTGCCTGGTCAGAGTAGCCATACATTGGATTATGAAGGGTATTCGTATCAGTATTTTGAGTGCCTGCTTTGTGTTTGA